The following proteins come from a genomic window of Chionomys nivalis chromosome 9, mChiNiv1.1, whole genome shotgun sequence:
- the Ncoa5 gene encoding nuclear receptor coactivator 5 isoform X2, producing MNTAPSRPSPTRRDPYGFGDSRDTRRDRSPIRGSPRREPRDGRNGRDARDSRDIRDPRDLRDHRDSRDIRDHRDSRSIRDARDLRDFRDFRDLRDSRDFRDHRDPVYDRYRDIRDSRDPLYRREGSYDRYLRMDDYCRRKDDSYFDRYRDSFDGRGPRTKERLKREERRREELYRQYFEEIQRRFDAERPVDCSVIVVNKQTKDYAESVGRKVRDLGMVVDLIFLNTEVSLSQALEDVSRGGSPFAIVITQQHQIHRSCTVNIMFGTPQEHRNMPQADAMVLVARNYERYKNNCREKEREEIARQAAKMANEAILQERDRGGPEEGGRGGHPPAIQSLINLLADNRYLTAEETDKIINYLRERKERLLRSSADSLPGELRGRAEARFPASHSGRPRVPR from the exons ATGAATACGGCTCCATCAAGACCCAGCCCCACACGAAG GGATCCATATGGCTTTGGAGATAGTCGAGATACAAGGCGTGATCGGTCTCCAATTCGAGGAAGTCCAAGGCGAGAACCCAGGGATGGCAGGAATGGCCGAGATGCCCGGGATAGCAGAGACATTCGAGACCCTCGGGACTTGCGGGACCACAGAGACAGCCGGGACATTCGGGATCACAGAGACAGCAGAAGTATACGTGATGCTCGGGACCTGAGGGATTTTCGGGACTTTCGTGATCTAAGAGACTCTAGAGATTTTCGAGATCATCGAGATCCTGTGTATGACAGATACAGAGACATAAGAGACTCCCGAGACCCTCTGTACAG GAGGGAAGGCTCTTACGACCGCTATCTGAGGATGGATGACTACTGCCGGAGAAAGGATGACTCTTACTTCGACCGCTACAGAGACAGCTTTGATGGACGAGGTCCTCGTACAAAAG AGCGTTTGAAACGTGAGGAAAGACGTAGAGAGGAGCTTTATCGTCAGTATTTTGAGGAGATCCAGCGACGCTTTGATGCTGAGAGGCCTGTGGACTGCTCTGTTATTGTGGTCAACAAACAGACTAA AGATTATGCTGAGTCTGTGGGGCGGAAGGTCCGAGACCTCGGCATGGTTGTGGACCTGATCTTCCTCAACACAGAGGTGTCGCTCTCACAAGCACTGGAGGACGTCAGCCGGGGAGGGTCCCCATTTGCCATTGTCATCACCCAGCAGCACCAGATTCACCGCTCTTGCACAGTCAACATCATGTTTGGAACTCCACAAG AGCATCGCAACATGCcccaggcagatgccatggtgcTGGTGGCCAGAAATTATGAGCGCTACAAGAATAACTGTCGGGAGAAGGAACGTGAGGAAATTGCCCGACAGGCAGCCAAGATGGCTAATGAAGCCATTCTACAGGAAAGAGATCGTGGAGGCCCTGAGGAGGGAGGTCGTGGGGGGCACCCTCCAGCCATCCAGAGTCTCATCAACCTCCTGGCAGACAACAGATACCTCACTGCAGAGGAGACAGACAAGATCATCAACTACCTGCGTGAGCGGAAGGAGCGGCTCTTGAGGAGCAGCGCCGACTCTCTGCCTGGTGAGCTACGTGGCAGGGCCGAG gcCCGATTTCCCGCCAGCCACTCAGGGAGGCCTCGGGTGCCTCGCTGA
- the Ncoa5 gene encoding nuclear receptor coactivator 5 isoform X1 — translation MNTAPSRPSPTRRDPYGFGDSRDTRRDRSPIRGSPRREPRDGRNGRDARDSRDIRDPRDLRDHRDSRDIRDHRDSRSIRDARDLRDFRDFRDLRDSRDFRDHRDPVYDRYRDIRDSRDPLYRREGSYDRYLRMDDYCRRKDDSYFDRYRDSFDGRGPRTKERLKREERRREELYRQYFEEIQRRFDAERPVDCSVIVVNKQTKDYAESVGRKVRDLGMVVDLIFLNTEVSLSQALEDVSRGGSPFAIVITQQHQIHRSCTVNIMFGTPQEHRNMPQADAMVLVARNYERYKNNCREKEREEIARQAAKMANEAILQERDRGGPEEGGRGGHPPAIQSLINLLADNRYLTAEETDKIINYLRERKERLLRSSADSLPGPISRQPLREASGASLKTQASSQPLQSGQVLPSATTTPAAPPTSQQELQAKILSLFNSGTVAANSSSASPSVAAGSSQNQNFSTATNNQPQQRPQASGNQPPNIVGQAGSTRNMGPRPGAPSQALFGQPSSRLAPASSIASQRPVSSTGINFDNPSVQKALDTLIQSGPALSHLVSQTAAQVGRPQAPLGSYQRHY, via the exons ATGAATACGGCTCCATCAAGACCCAGCCCCACACGAAG GGATCCATATGGCTTTGGAGATAGTCGAGATACAAGGCGTGATCGGTCTCCAATTCGAGGAAGTCCAAGGCGAGAACCCAGGGATGGCAGGAATGGCCGAGATGCCCGGGATAGCAGAGACATTCGAGACCCTCGGGACTTGCGGGACCACAGAGACAGCCGGGACATTCGGGATCACAGAGACAGCAGAAGTATACGTGATGCTCGGGACCTGAGGGATTTTCGGGACTTTCGTGATCTAAGAGACTCTAGAGATTTTCGAGATCATCGAGATCCTGTGTATGACAGATACAGAGACATAAGAGACTCCCGAGACCCTCTGTACAG GAGGGAAGGCTCTTACGACCGCTATCTGAGGATGGATGACTACTGCCGGAGAAAGGATGACTCTTACTTCGACCGCTACAGAGACAGCTTTGATGGACGAGGTCCTCGTACAAAAG AGCGTTTGAAACGTGAGGAAAGACGTAGAGAGGAGCTTTATCGTCAGTATTTTGAGGAGATCCAGCGACGCTTTGATGCTGAGAGGCCTGTGGACTGCTCTGTTATTGTGGTCAACAAACAGACTAA AGATTATGCTGAGTCTGTGGGGCGGAAGGTCCGAGACCTCGGCATGGTTGTGGACCTGATCTTCCTCAACACAGAGGTGTCGCTCTCACAAGCACTGGAGGACGTCAGCCGGGGAGGGTCCCCATTTGCCATTGTCATCACCCAGCAGCACCAGATTCACCGCTCTTGCACAGTCAACATCATGTTTGGAACTCCACAAG AGCATCGCAACATGCcccaggcagatgccatggtgcTGGTGGCCAGAAATTATGAGCGCTACAAGAATAACTGTCGGGAGAAGGAACGTGAGGAAATTGCCCGACAGGCAGCCAAGATGGCTAATGAAGCCATTCTACAGGAAAGAGATCGTGGAGGCCCTGAGGAGGGAGGTCGTGGGGGGCACCCTCCAGCCATCCAGAGTCTCATCAACCTCCTGGCAGACAACAGATACCTCACTGCAGAGGAGACAGACAAGATCATCAACTACCTGCGTGAGCGGAAGGAGCGGCTCTTGAGGAGCAGCGCCGACTCTCTGCCTG gcCCGATTTCCCGCCAGCCACTCAGGGAGGCCTCGGGTGCCTCGCTGAAGACACAAGCAAGTTCCCAACCCCTTCAGAGCGGCCAAGTGCTCCCCTCTGCTACAACCACTCCAGCCGCACCCCCCACCTCCCAGCAAGAGCTTCAGGCCAAAATCCTCAGCCTCTTCAATAGTGGCACAGTTGCGGCCAACAGCAGCTCTGCATCCCCCTCAGTTGCTGCCGGAAGCTCCCAGAACCAGAATTTTTCCACAGCAACAAACAACCAGCCTCAGCAAAGACCACAGGCCTCAGGAAATCAGCCTCCAAACATTGTGGGACAGGCAGGGTCTACTCGGAACATGGGCCCCAGGCCTGGGGCTCCTTCCCAAGCACTCTTTGGTCAGCCTTCCAGTCGCCTGGCACCTGCCAGCAGCATAGCTAGCCAGAGGCCTGTATCTTCCACAGGTATTAACTTTGACAATCCAAGTGTACAGAAGGCTCTGGACACCCTGATCCAGAGTGGCCCTGCCCTTTCCCACCTGGTTAGCCAAACTGCAGCACAGGTGGGGCGACCCCAGGCCCCCCTGGGCTCTTACCAGAGGCATTACTGA